One part of the Chryseobacterium mulctrae genome encodes these proteins:
- a CDS encoding adenylate/guanylate cyclase domain-containing protein — protein MKNKFTSFAIICFLFCGNTVFKAQESLEINNLKSQLKLTKSDKERAKIFGDLGNIYSQNKNADSAISYSKLSLPIYLKNNNIEQIGRSNLFIGNLFLQKNDLVTGEKYLLEAEKYLHKTENYEKRALLNFLLARLNAVNKKSDIATKYYNEILKYNKEGRKIDKNLVMESYQGLFANNFIKQEYADSYTALYTYIDFVKKNYPENLYPAYRSAGTFFLTSRDNKKALEYFQKGLDVSQKSRNDLQIAEAKIFMANVYSEMNQLEVAKKYLNEAKAYYESHNLKNSLPLVYYYFSDIYSKEKDFVKAEDYAAKVMKLSDENDPMYQYYKNHEGFIGLKKIMEDSLSLKNSPSRLSELEIKTKEQVKNLEYFTQLKIYVSPEIFIQNYEVLHRAYAFLGDYNRSYSYLKKMYDKKEETYGIDKMKALSSVQSETELANERTRIKLEEETKRIQLQKEIELKALRFEYEKKQAAAKTEEEKKRLALEEDLKRKEIQIKFDEEQKAVALKYSQEKNIAKINQEKKDAIAKADLESSKTQKNMWAIGAGLSLLLLGFAGFSYNQKRKDNKKIAEEKQKSDDLLLNILPYEVAEELKEKGKTNAKHFDEVSVLFTDFVNFTANSERIGVQEVLNELNICFTEFDRIMEKYNLEKIKTIGDAYLAVSGLPVSNDQHAKNAVNASLEILSYIQQRKKENPNALNIRIGIHSGPVIAGIVGVKKFAYDIWGDTVNTAARMEQNSSSGRVNVSEATYQLIKEDFTFEHRGKIETKGKGKMEMYFVNQI, from the coding sequence TTGAAGAATAAATTTACCTCTTTTGCAATTATCTGTTTTCTCTTTTGTGGGAACACAGTTTTTAAAGCACAGGAATCTCTTGAGATTAATAATCTTAAAAGTCAGCTGAAATTGACTAAGTCTGACAAAGAACGAGCAAAGATTTTTGGAGATTTAGGTAATATCTATTCTCAGAATAAAAATGCAGACAGTGCAATTTCATATTCGAAGTTATCATTACCTATTTATTTAAAAAATAATAATATTGAGCAAATCGGTAGATCAAATTTGTTTATAGGTAATTTATTTCTTCAAAAGAATGATTTAGTTACAGGTGAAAAATATTTGTTAGAAGCAGAAAAGTATCTCCATAAAACCGAAAATTATGAAAAGAGAGCTTTACTCAATTTCCTGTTGGCCCGACTAAATGCTGTTAATAAAAAAAGTGATATTGCTACAAAATATTACAATGAAATTTTAAAGTATAATAAAGAAGGCAGAAAAATAGACAAAAATCTTGTGATGGAATCATACCAAGGTCTTTTTGCCAACAATTTTATAAAGCAGGAATATGCAGACAGCTATACAGCTTTGTATACTTACATCGATTTTGTTAAAAAAAACTATCCTGAAAATTTATATCCTGCATACAGAAGTGCAGGAACATTTTTCTTAACCAGTAGAGATAATAAAAAAGCGCTGGAATATTTCCAAAAAGGGTTGGATGTTTCCCAAAAGAGCCGTAATGATTTGCAGATAGCAGAAGCGAAAATTTTTATGGCTAATGTTTATTCTGAAATGAATCAACTGGAAGTAGCGAAAAAATATCTGAATGAGGCTAAAGCTTATTATGAATCTCATAATTTGAAAAACAGTTTACCTCTGGTTTATTACTATTTCTCGGATATCTATTCTAAAGAAAAAGATTTTGTAAAAGCTGAAGACTACGCTGCTAAAGTGATGAAATTGAGTGATGAAAATGATCCGATGTATCAGTATTACAAAAATCATGAAGGATTTATCGGGCTAAAGAAAATCATGGAAGACAGTCTTTCGCTAAAAAATAGTCCTTCAAGGCTTTCTGAATTGGAAATTAAAACCAAAGAACAGGTAAAAAATCTTGAGTATTTTACTCAATTGAAAATTTACGTTTCTCCAGAAATTTTCATACAAAATTATGAGGTATTGCATCGTGCTTATGCTTTTTTGGGTGATTACAATCGGTCTTATTCATATTTAAAAAAGATGTATGATAAGAAAGAAGAAACGTACGGAATCGACAAAATGAAGGCACTTTCTTCTGTACAATCTGAGACCGAACTTGCCAACGAAAGAACCCGTATAAAACTAGAAGAAGAAACCAAAAGAATTCAGCTTCAGAAAGAAATAGAATTAAAAGCGCTTCGTTTTGAATATGAAAAAAAACAGGCGGCTGCAAAAACTGAAGAAGAGAAAAAAAGATTGGCACTTGAAGAAGATTTAAAAAGAAAAGAAATTCAGATTAAATTTGATGAAGAGCAAAAAGCTGTAGCTTTAAAATATTCTCAGGAAAAAAATATTGCCAAAATCAATCAGGAGAAAAAAGATGCCATTGCAAAAGCAGATTTAGAAAGTTCTAAAACTCAAAAAAATATGTGGGCAATCGGAGCTGGTTTATCTTTGCTGTTATTAGGTTTTGCTGGGTTTTCCTATAATCAGAAGCGAAAAGACAACAAAAAAATTGCTGAAGAAAAACAAAAATCAGATGATTTACTGCTTAATATTCTTCCGTATGAAGTTGCTGAAGAGTTAAAAGAAAAAGGAAAAACCAACGCCAAACATTTTGATGAGGTTTCGGTTTTGTTTACAGATTTTGTCAACTTTACAGCAAATTCCGAAAGAATTGGTGTGCAGGAAGTTTTGAATGAACTTAATATTTGCTTCACCGAATTCGACAGAATCATGGAGAAATACAATTTAGAAAAGATAAAAACCATTGGTGATGCGTATTTGGCGGTGAGTGGATTGCCTGTTTCTAACGACCAACATGCAAAAAATGCAGTGAATGCAAGTTTGGAAATTCTTTCTTATATTCAGCAAAGAAAAAAAGAAAACCCGAATGCTTTAAATATTAGAATCGGAATTCATTCCGGACCGGTGATTGCGGGAATCGTGGGTGTGAAAAAATTCGCTTACGATATTTGGGGAGACACGGTAAATACGGCAGCAAGAATGGAGCAGAACAGTTCATCGGGAAGAGTAAATGTTTCTGAAGCAACCTATCAATTAATAAAAGAAGACTTTACTTTTGAGCATCGCGGAAAAATCGAAACCAAAGGTAAAGGCAAAATGGAGATGTATTTTGTTAATCAAATTTAA
- the tpx gene encoding thiol peroxidase, translating into MSTITFKGNPINTIGNLPEVGREAQEFTMVSSDLSEKNLADYTGKRVVLNIFPSIDTGICAASARKFNEEASNLDNTVVINVSRDLPFALSRFCAAEGLNNVETLSDFRGNFGEDYGVTLSDSPLKGLLSRAVVVLDEKAKVIYTEQVPEIGQEPNYEAAIASLK; encoded by the coding sequence ATGTCTACAATCACGTTTAAAGGAAACCCAATCAATACAATCGGAAATCTTCCAGAGGTAGGAAGAGAAGCTCAGGAATTTACAATGGTATCTTCAGATTTATCTGAAAAAAATCTTGCAGATTACACAGGAAAAAGAGTAGTATTAAATATATTCCCAAGCATCGATACGGGAATTTGTGCTGCTTCAGCAAGAAAGTTTAACGAAGAAGCTTCAAACCTTGACAATACAGTTGTGATTAATGTTTCAAGAGATTTGCCATTTGCATTATCAAGATTTTGTGCAGCTGAAGGTTTAAATAATGTTGAAACGTTATCAGATTTCAGAGGAAATTTCGGGGAAGATTATGGTGTAACGCTTTCAGATTCACCTTTAAAGGGTCTTTTGAGCAGAGCTGTTGTTGTTTTAGATGAAAAAGCTAAAGTAATTTATACAGAGCAAGTTCCTGAAATCGGACAAGAGCCTAATTACGAAGCTGCTATCGCATCTTTGAAATAA
- a CDS encoding T9SS type A sorting domain-containing protein, protein MRKKITLLLFVVPFFGFAQSVIGGINSGAVSADNFNHSVGEIYVIPTDPDKANSGTMGMLYQSVLQVLGVSELEKDNVKIYPNPTADFVYVKLNSKSKIEGAEIYDLSGKLVLKTKLESDKIDLRNLPQGIYMIVFKNSDIKPIKIIKKP, encoded by the coding sequence ATGAGAAAAAAAATTACTCTTTTGTTATTTGTAGTTCCGTTTTTCGGTTTTGCTCAATCTGTGATTGGAGGCATTAATTCGGGAGCGGTCTCTGCAGATAACTTCAACCATTCTGTGGGTGAAATTTATGTAATCCCAACTGACCCCGACAAAGCAAATTCAGGAACAATGGGAATGCTTTACCAATCAGTTTTACAAGTTTTAGGAGTTTCCGAACTAGAAAAAGACAATGTAAAAATCTACCCCAATCCTACTGCTGATTTTGTTTACGTTAAATTAAACTCAAAATCAAAGATTGAAGGAGCCGAAATTTATGATCTTTCGGGAAAACTTGTTTTGAAAACAAAATTAGAATCAGACAAAATTGACCTTAGAAATCTTCCTCAAGGTATTTACATGATTGTTTTTAAAAATTCTGACATCAAGCCTATTAAAATTATTAAAAAACCTTAA
- a CDS encoding cadherin repeat domain-containing protein, translating to MKKLYTSIGLFLATLLSAQVPQAFSYQTIAFNASGAPIANGNVALKISILENSATGTVLYTETHNKTTNSKGLVNLNIGQGTATTGTFGGINWGTNTKFVKVEMDPAGGSNYTNVGVNQLMSVPYSQVSKTVVTGAGQGITLTSPNGTAYTLNVSDSGTLSLPTSSSSTGNTLPSNLYAYGSYNSFNASTAELLRGNGPSKIGYKYLPANTQVKFIASQANGAQTYGANSNGGIVANGSDFNVSSNGFYQMLLFQNGPQMQVNFTNFTPEIQFSAYSGSMPTTSTSYNSSTGKFTINVYGVTTSNGGTFHIKLASQGIAGEILGDNLNDGFFDIDGPNISFPNLNSTPKNYKIEFNINFDGTGAYTITQI from the coding sequence ATGAAAAAACTTTACACATCTATAGGATTATTTTTAGCAACATTATTAAGCGCACAAGTTCCACAAGCTTTTAGTTACCAAACAATTGCATTCAACGCTTCTGGAGCTCCAATTGCCAACGGAAACGTAGCTTTAAAGATTAGTATTTTAGAAAATTCTGCTACAGGAACAGTTTTATATACAGAAACTCACAATAAAACAACCAACTCTAAAGGTTTAGTTAATCTTAATATTGGACAAGGAACGGCTACTACAGGAACTTTCGGAGGAATTAACTGGGGAACAAACACGAAATTTGTAAAAGTGGAAATGGATCCTGCGGGAGGTTCTAACTATACAAATGTTGGAGTAAATCAATTAATGAGTGTGCCTTATTCTCAGGTAAGTAAAACAGTTGTGACTGGAGCTGGACAAGGAATTACACTTACTTCTCCGAATGGAACAGCTTATACTTTGAATGTAAGCGACTCAGGAACTTTGAGTTTGCCAACATCATCAAGTTCTACAGGTAATACTCTACCATCAAATCTTTATGCATACGGATCATATAATTCTTTTAATGCTTCTACAGCGGAACTGTTGAGAGGTAACGGACCATCTAAGATTGGATACAAATATCTCCCTGCCAATACACAAGTAAAATTCATAGCTTCACAAGCTAACGGAGCGCAGACTTATGGTGCGAATTCTAATGGAGGAATCGTTGCAAACGGAAGTGATTTTAATGTTTCTTCAAATGGTTTCTATCAGATGCTTTTGTTTCAGAACGGTCCTCAAATGCAAGTAAACTTCACTAATTTCACACCAGAAATTCAATTTTCAGCCTATTCTGGTTCTATGCCAACGACATCAACGTCGTACAATAGTTCTACAGGAAAATTTACTATAAATGTGTACGGTGTAACTACAAGTAATGGAGGTACATTTCATATAAAGTTAGCTTCACAGGGAATTGCAGGTGAAATATTAGGAGACAATCTAAATGATGGATTTTTTGATATAGACGGACCAAATATTAGTTTTCCAAATCTTAATTCTACTCCTAAAAATTATAAAATTGAATTTAATATAAATTTTGACGGCACTGGAGCATATACAATCACCCAGATATAA
- a CDS encoding NADP-dependent isocitrate dehydrogenase, translating to MSDKSKIYYTLTDEAPMLATHSFLPIVKAFTKSANIEIAVPDISLAGRILANFPEFLKDDQKIVDALAQLGELATQPDANIIKLPNISASAPQLDAAIAELQAKGFAVPNYPAEPKNDEEKAIKAKYAKVLGSAVNPVLREGNSDRRAPKAVKNYAKANPHRMGSWASDSKTDVAHMNSGDFYGTETSTTLENATKYKIVFKGNDGAETLLKDFAGLQAGEVIDSSVMNLNSLKSFVQEAIEEAKNRNVLLSAHLKATMMKISDPIVFGAIVETFFKDVFIKYAETFRSLDVNPNNGLADLFDKIKGNAQEADIKADIETALANGPRVAMVNSDKGITNFHVPSDIIVDASMAALVRGGGKMWNKDGNEEDTVCIIPDRSYAGFYQSVIDDMKAHGKLDPTTMGSVPNVGLMAQKAEEYGSHDKTFQASAEGTVEVQDENGNVLLSQKVEAGDIFRMCQTKDAPIQDWVKLAVNRARLSDTPAIFWLDKGRAHDREMIKKVEKYLADHDTNGLDIKILDVKDAMTETLKRAREGKDTISVSGNVLRDYLTDLFPILELGTSAKMLSIVPLMNGGGLFETGAGGSAPKHVEQFLEEGYLRWDSLGEFLALQASLEHLAQTQGNTKSQVLADALDEANAKFLATDKSPARKVGQIDNRGSHFYLAMYWAEALANQTADAELAEQFAPVAEAMQENEEVINAELIGAQGKPQNIDGYFKTDTYKTYEAMRPSTVLNEIIDGI from the coding sequence ATGTCAGACAAATCAAAAATCTATTACACCCTTACGGATGAAGCTCCAATGTTGGCAACACACTCGTTTTTACCGATTGTAAAAGCTTTTACAAAATCAGCAAACATTGAGATCGCAGTTCCGGATATTTCTTTGGCAGGAAGAATTTTAGCAAACTTCCCAGAATTTTTGAAAGATGATCAGAAAATCGTTGATGCTTTAGCTCAATTAGGAGAATTAGCAACTCAACCGGATGCAAACATTATCAAATTACCAAATATTTCAGCTTCGGCTCCTCAATTAGATGCTGCTATTGCTGAATTGCAAGCTAAAGGTTTCGCAGTTCCAAATTATCCTGCTGAACCTAAAAATGATGAGGAAAAAGCGATCAAAGCTAAGTATGCTAAAGTTTTAGGAAGTGCTGTAAACCCTGTATTAAGGGAAGGAAATTCTGACAGACGTGCTCCAAAAGCTGTTAAAAACTACGCAAAAGCAAACCCTCACAGAATGGGTAGCTGGGCTTCAGACAGCAAAACTGACGTTGCTCACATGAACAGTGGAGATTTCTACGGAACTGAAACTTCTACTACTCTAGAGAATGCTACAAAATATAAGATCGTTTTCAAAGGAAATGACGGTGCTGAAACTTTATTAAAAGATTTCGCAGGTCTTCAGGCTGGAGAAGTAATCGATTCTTCTGTAATGAATTTAAATTCTTTGAAATCTTTCGTTCAGGAAGCTATCGAAGAAGCTAAAAACAGAAACGTACTTCTTTCTGCTCACCTGAAAGCGACGATGATGAAAATCTCAGATCCAATTGTATTTGGAGCTATTGTTGAGACTTTCTTTAAAGATGTTTTCATTAAATATGCTGAAACATTTAGATCTTTAGATGTAAATCCAAACAACGGTTTGGCTGATCTTTTCGATAAAATTAAAGGAAACGCTCAGGAAGCGGATATTAAAGCTGATATTGAAACTGCTTTAGCAAACGGACCAAGAGTGGCAATGGTAAATTCTGACAAAGGAATTACCAATTTCCACGTTCCTTCTGATATTATCGTTGATGCTTCTATGGCTGCTTTGGTAAGAGGCGGAGGAAAAATGTGGAACAAAGACGGAAATGAAGAAGATACAGTTTGTATCATTCCAGACCGTTCTTACGCAGGTTTTTATCAATCAGTTATTGATGATATGAAAGCGCACGGAAAATTAGACCCAACAACAATGGGTTCTGTTCCTAACGTTGGTTTGATGGCTCAAAAAGCTGAAGAATATGGTTCTCACGACAAAACTTTCCAAGCTTCTGCTGAAGGAACAGTTGAAGTTCAGGACGAAAACGGAAACGTTCTTCTTTCTCAGAAAGTTGAAGCTGGTGATATTTTCAGAATGTGTCAAACTAAAGATGCTCCAATCCAAGACTGGGTAAAATTAGCAGTAAACAGAGCAAGACTTTCTGATACTCCGGCTATTTTCTGGTTAGATAAAGGAAGAGCTCACGACAGAGAAATGATCAAAAAAGTTGAAAAATATTTAGCTGATCACGATACAAACGGACTTGACATTAAAATTCTTGATGTAAAAGACGCAATGACGGAAACGTTGAAAAGAGCAAGAGAAGGAAAAGATACTATTTCTGTTTCAGGAAACGTATTGAGAGATTATTTAACTGACCTTTTCCCAATTCTTGAGCTTGGAACTTCTGCAAAAATGCTTTCTATCGTTCCATTGATGAACGGTGGTGGTTTATTCGAAACAGGAGCTGGAGGTTCTGCTCCAAAACACGTTGAGCAATTCTTGGAAGAAGGGTATTTGAGATGGGATTCTTTAGGTGAATTCTTAGCTTTACAGGCTTCTTTAGAGCATTTAGCACAAACTCAAGGAAATACAAAATCTCAGGTTCTTGCTGATGCATTAGACGAAGCAAATGCTAAATTCTTAGCAACTGACAAATCTCCTGCAAGAAAAGTTGGACAAATCGATAACAGAGGTTCTCACTTCTATTTGGCAATGTATTGGGCAGAAGCTTTGGCAAACCAAACTGCAGACGCTGAATTAGCTGAACAATTTGCTCCGGTTGCAGAAGCAATGCAGGAAAATGAAGAAGTTATCAATGCTGAATTGATCGGTGCTCAAGGTAAGCCTCAAAACATTGATGGTTACTTCAAAACAGATACTTACAAAACGTATGAGGCAATGAGACCAAGTACTGTTTTAAATGAAATTATTGACGGAATCTAA
- a CDS encoding MFS transporter — MLKEKNKFIATILAFAMIPMSGLATDIYLPSMPSMATELHQPESNIQLTLSIFLISYGLTQFFAGSIVDSFGRYKISMASLALFVVSFLITATTQNIFVIYAMRVLQGILSGFAVVSKRAFFVDVYEGDERKHYLSIMTIVWSVGPIIAPFIGGYLQKIFGWQSNFYVLAGYSLVLLILELIFSGETLKKRNPFNVEFLLKEYDSMFKAKDFFYGMVMCGISYSMIMFFNLCGSFIIEHKMGYSEVIAGYVSLILGFAWMAGGFLGKALINKAFLPKIRYANFIQLSLIVLMFIASYFSNNIYSLVAFAFVIHVTAGFIFNNYFSYCIGRFPNSAGLAGGMTGGVVFILTSAISYGIVTLIRPQIQLEVAEGYFIMGVLGLFILSMIKWRKAHV, encoded by the coding sequence ATGTTAAAAGAGAAAAATAAATTTATTGCAACGATTCTTGCTTTTGCAATGATTCCGATGTCAGGTTTGGCAACAGACATTTACCTGCCTTCAATGCCGAGTATGGCGACCGAACTTCATCAACCTGAAAGCAATATTCAGCTTACTTTATCGATATTTTTAATCAGTTATGGTTTGACGCAGTTTTTTGCGGGAAGTATTGTTGATTCTTTTGGAAGGTATAAAATTTCAATGGCTTCTTTGGCTCTGTTTGTTGTTTCTTTTCTGATTACCGCAACCACTCAGAATATTTTTGTAATCTATGCAATGCGTGTATTGCAGGGAATTTTGTCGGGATTTGCTGTAGTTTCCAAACGTGCTTTTTTTGTGGATGTTTATGAAGGTGATGAGCGGAAACATTATCTGAGCATTATGACGATTGTCTGGTCAGTCGGGCCGATTATTGCGCCTTTTATCGGAGGTTATTTGCAGAAAATCTTCGGATGGCAGTCTAATTTTTATGTTTTAGCTGGATATAGTTTGGTTCTTTTAATTCTTGAATTGATTTTTTCTGGTGAAACTTTAAAGAAGAGAAATCCTTTCAATGTTGAGTTCTTGCTGAAAGAATACGATTCGATGTTTAAAGCTAAAGATTTTTTCTATGGAATGGTCATGTGCGGAATCAGCTATTCGATGATTATGTTTTTTAATCTGTGTGGATCTTTCATCATCGAACATAAAATGGGTTATTCTGAAGTCATTGCGGGTTATGTTTCTTTAATTCTTGGATTTGCTTGGATGGCGGGTGGATTTTTAGGAAAAGCATTGATTAATAAAGCATTTCTGCCTAAAATTCGTTATGCTAACTTCATTCAATTATCTTTAATTGTTTTGATGTTTATTGCTTCTTATTTTTCAAATAATATTTACAGTCTGGTTGCTTTTGCATTCGTGATTCACGTAACTGCCGGATTTATTTTTAACAATTATTTCTCATATTGTATCGGAAGGTTCCCCAATTCTGCAGGACTTGCAGGCGGAATGACCGGTGGAGTAGTGTTTATCCTCACTTCTGCAATCAGTTACGGAATTGTAACACTCATTAGACCTCAGATTCAACTGGAAGTTGCGGAAGGATATTTTATAATGGGAGTTTTAGGACTGTTTATTTTAAGTATGATTAAATGGAGAAAGGCGCATGTTTGA
- a CDS encoding GNAT family N-acetyltransferase, with protein MESIKFEITPYQDELQLLIDGKKVGYMSISVDGRLLNVYYTKIDENLEGHGYAKLLLDRLVSFAEEKDLMIDPECDFVRQQLENHPKRYKGIWHE; from the coding sequence ATGGAAAGTATAAAGTTTGAAATTACACCTTACCAAGATGAATTGCAGTTATTAATTGATGGAAAAAAAGTCGGTTATATGTCGATTTCCGTTGATGGAAGACTGCTCAATGTTTATTACACCAAAATTGATGAAAATCTGGAAGGTCATGGTTACGCCAAACTTCTTTTAGATAGATTGGTAAGTTTTGCCGAAGAAAAAGATCTCATGATTGACCCTGAATGCGATTTTGTAAGACAACAGCTAGAAAATCATCCGAAAAGATATAAAGGAATTTGGCACGAATAA
- a CDS encoding MBL fold metallo-hydrolase, with protein sequence MIYLIILIAVLVAATYFVMSQEVFGAAPKGKRLEKILNSKNYKDKQFQNQSFTPQIAEGFSMPKVMLEFLFGKKDPLLKPLQAIPAIHTDLNKISEDEDVFIWMGHSSYFIKIDGVSFLIDPVLSTFGSPFKFFNKAFEGSDLFKPQDIPNIDYLVITHDHYDHLDFPTVKAIREKIGKAIMPLGVGAHLERWGYSEDQIIEEDWDATVALKDGFKITFTPARHFSGRKFQRNTTLWTSYVLETPTKKIFLGGDSGYDTHFKTIGEKYGPFDFAIMENGQYNPAWKYIHALPEDVIQASLDIQAKNIIPVHSGKFALALHPWNEPLQKVTTLGKEKNLQILTPKIGEKVDLNNTSYHFQNWWE encoded by the coding sequence ATGATTTATTTAATTATATTGATCGCTGTACTTGTTGCGGCCACTTATTTTGTAATGTCTCAGGAAGTTTTTGGCGCAGCACCAAAAGGGAAACGTCTGGAAAAAATACTCAATTCTAAGAATTATAAGGATAAGCAGTTTCAGAATCAAAGTTTTACACCGCAGATTGCTGAAGGTTTTTCTATGCCAAAAGTAATGCTTGAGTTTTTATTTGGCAAAAAAGATCCGTTGCTGAAACCTTTACAGGCAATTCCTGCGATTCATACAGATTTAAATAAAATTTCTGAAGATGAAGATGTTTTCATTTGGATGGGCCATTCTTCTTATTTCATAAAAATTGACGGCGTTTCTTTCCTGATAGATCCTGTTTTAAGCACTTTTGGTTCACCTTTTAAGTTTTTCAATAAAGCTTTCGAGGGTTCAGATTTGTTCAAACCTCAGGATATTCCAAATATTGATTATCTGGTAATTACACATGACCATTATGATCATTTAGATTTCCCAACGGTAAAAGCGATCCGTGAGAAAATAGGAAAAGCAATTATGCCTTTGGGAGTGGGAGCTCACCTTGAAAGATGGGGATATTCTGAAGATCAGATTATTGAAGAAGATTGGGACGCAACTGTCGCTTTAAAAGATGGTTTTAAAATAACGTTTACTCCTGCAAGACATTTTTCGGGAAGAAAATTCCAAAGAAATACAACGTTGTGGACCTCTTATGTTCTCGAAACGCCTACGAAAAAGATATTTTTGGGTGGTGATAGTGGTTATGACACCCATTTTAAAACAATTGGTGAAAAATACGGACCATTTGATTTTGCAATCATGGAAAACGGACAGTACAATCCAGCTTGGAAATATATTCACGCTTTGCCGGAAGATGTCATTCAGGCAAGTTTAGATATTCAGGCAAAAAATATTATTCCTGTACATTCAGGGAAATTTGCTTTGGCTTTACATCCTTGGAATGAGCCACTACAAAAAGTGACGACGCTTGGAAAAGAGAAAAATTTACAGATTCTCACTCCAAAAATCGGCGAAAAAGTAGATTTAAACAATACATCGTATCATTTTCAGAATTGGTGGGAATAG
- a CDS encoding S41 family peptidase has protein sequence MKYFIFTLMMLSFASCTSVKKYNEQRLSIIPPEKLRQDVDFAYQKLQEMHPNLNWYISKKELDFKFDSLKSTINKPLTPTQFYFKLQPVIAQIREGHLSLKIPAKRFSKKEIKALKNKKGLFGRFEYHVEDDHLYFIENKDSIQNIKPGTELLSINDVPVSNYLKKYRELISSDGYNTTFYSYYLKDVFFNFFVAEKGIMDSAKIETLYDDKKQTLVLKRESKNKQEIEKDKLDKKRTPEKKINDYVISTNSYNRNLKFLDKDSTIAYMKIKSFSRTFSDKFYKESFAKIKNAESSYLIIDIRENYGGSLYEINQLYSYLTPEPFVLIKPSQLTSRVTPLRTNYFRKSNPLEYTLKSLAYPGYFFYQALNVYKGKDGVAYYKMKENKPTKPKENAFKGKVYVLINGGSFSASSVISSKLKFDKRVTLVGEETGGANDGTVAGFYSYQKLPNSKIDLPIGLLLIQPNITFENTKKGVTPDVKIEQSMQDIIDQKDSQLDWVKAEIEKEKSFKIAD, from the coding sequence TTGAAATATTTTATATTCACTTTAATGATGTTAAGTTTTGCTTCGTGTACTTCAGTAAAAAAGTATAACGAACAGAGATTAAGCATAATTCCTCCTGAAAAACTGCGTCAGGATGTAGATTTTGCCTATCAAAAACTTCAGGAAATGCATCCAAATTTAAACTGGTATATTTCAAAAAAAGAACTTGATTTTAAATTTGACAGTTTAAAGTCGACCATCAACAAACCTTTAACTCCCACTCAGTTTTATTTTAAATTACAACCTGTTATCGCCCAAATCCGCGAAGGTCATTTATCATTGAAGATTCCGGCAAAAAGGTTTTCAAAAAAAGAAATTAAAGCTTTAAAAAACAAGAAAGGCCTCTTCGGAAGATTTGAATATCATGTAGAAGATGATCATTTGTATTTTATTGAAAATAAAGATTCTATTCAGAACATTAAACCCGGAACTGAACTTTTAAGTATTAATGATGTTCCTGTTTCAAATTATCTAAAAAAATACCGTGAGTTAATAAGCAGTGACGGTTACAACACCACTTTTTATTCTTATTATCTTAAGGATGTTTTCTTTAACTTTTTTGTTGCCGAAAAAGGAATAATGGACAGCGCAAAAATTGAAACTCTTTACGATGACAAAAAACAAACTCTGGTCTTAAAACGGGAAAGCAAAAACAAGCAAGAGATTGAAAAAGACAAGCTTGATAAAAAACGGACTCCCGAAAAAAAGATCAACGATTATGTTATTTCAACAAATTCTTACAATAGAAATTTAAAATTTTTAGATAAAGACAGCACCATTGCTTACATGAAAATCAAAAGTTTTTCGAGAACATTTTCAGATAAATTTTACAAAGAATCTTTTGCTAAGATTAAGAATGCAGAATCTTCTTATCTCATCATCGACATTCGTGAAAACTACGGCGGCTCGCTGTACGAAATCAATCAGCTCTATTCTTATCTCACTCCTGAACCGTTTGTTTTGATAAAACCTTCTCAGCTTACATCGAGAGTAACTCCGCTTAGAACTAACTATTTCAGAAAATCAAATCCGTTAGAATACACTCTTAAAAGTCTGGCTTATCCCGGTTATTTCTTTTATCAGGCTTTGAATGTTTACAAAGGAAAAGACGGCGTTGCCTATTATAAAATGAAGGAAAACAAACCGACAAAACCTAAAGAAAATGCTTTCAAAGGAAAAGTGTATGTTTTGATTAATGGCGGAAGTTTTTCGGCATCATCTGTTATTTCTTCTAAATTAAAATTTGACAAACGGGTAACCTTGGTTGGCGAAGAAACCGGCGGTGCGAATGACGGAACAGTTGCAGGATTTTACTCTTACCAAAAACTCCCTAATTCTAAAATAGATTTACCGATTGGATTGCTTTTAATACAGCCTAATATCACATTTGAAAATACAAAAAAAGGTGTTACTCCCGATGTGAAAATTGAGCAAAGCATGCAGGATATTATTGATCAAAAAGATTCGCAACTGGATTGGGTGAAAGCAGAAATTGAAAAAGAAAAAAGCTTCAAAATTGCAGATTGA